From the genome of Toxoplasma gondii ME49 chromosome XII, whole genome shotgun sequence:
CACGCGCGACAGGTACGAAGAGAAATCAGACGCGAACAAGACACACAGCTGCAGGTCGGAAACGCCAGGGACCTCTACGGTGAGGCGTCGAAAacgacaaagacgaagaaaagaagaagccgagcgagaggaagtgacaagaagcagagagagcagtccagacgagcgaggaagaatgCGCAACAGTAAGGAGGAGGCACAACAGGCACCTGCGCCTGGACGCCGAACCACCGAGCAGGAAACGCCagctgagaagagaagcgtcAAAGAGCGGAAAGACAAAGTTTTCACTCCGCGACCGCGCCAAGAACCAGGCATTGACTTGACACACCGTAGAAGCTCACGAGAAtcctgcagagaggaaacgtaAAGCTTCAATACGAGAGTCAACATCTGAAACGATGGATATTTGATCACTGCATGGTCTTTCCTATCCGGCTCACTGTATTAAAGAAATCTGTAGgccgaaacgcgagaagggGGAGCCCAAGAAACGCACACGGAAAACCGACGCAAAACCACTGGCCAGAACATGCGCGAGAACAACGAGTGGAACATGCGCGAGAACAACGAGTGGAACATGCGCGAGAACAACGAGTGGAACATGCGCGAGAACAACGAGTGGAACATGCGCGAAACCGTTTCTGTGTTACCTGTTGAACTCCGTTTCTTTATCGTCCAGCAATTCGGGATTCAGGTACACGAGCTGCTTCAGCTTCAGCGGCTTCCTCGTGATGGGGCATTCGAGAGACCTGCAGAGGAAATCTCACAATTAACTCCGGTCTCGCTGGTACGTCGACGCTtaagaggaagagacactgaTGAAGCCGACAGTCTACGGCAGGCGCGCGCCAGAGCGGTCGTATGCAGCAGTGGCTGGGCGACGGAGAACAGAAGCAAGTCGCCGTGGAGGCCTGCCGCAAATCGGACGCCCAGCTCCTgcgacagacgaagacgagcggcagacgcagcggacagagggaaaaagacgaggaagggagacaaCACCGGTGcaagaaagcggagacaTGGACACAGAcggcgaaaagaagaaaagacagagagggagaggcgaccAGCGGTCTCACCGCTTGGGAGGTTTCGCCTCTTCAGGAGGCGCCGACGGAGTATTCTCCACAGCCTGCAGGGAAGCGTAGCAAGACCGCGAacgcaaaagagaagacgcagacacaaCAGGCAATGTCAGACAACAAGAGGATGCTCGACAGATACAGCAAGCAGACTGAGGCGACGGCAAGAAAGCACAAGTTCAACAACGAATCGGAAGGCGCACAAAGGTTTACCCAGGGCAAGGAGAAAgcacagaggcagacgaaaagcGCAAAAGCAATTTCACGTTTCTTAAATGTAAAAAATTGACGGACCATTCATCCTCAGCATCTGCATATTTGTACATaaacacaaatatacatatacatatatatatatacatatgtatatatatatatatatacacatatagatatatatatatatatagacatgtATAGATATAAAAGATAGAAATAGACACAAATACACAGAAAGAGATAGACACACAAATCTGGATTGTCGAAAGATGTAAGAAATCACATACGCGCAGTCCCTGTTAATAAACCAGTAAACAACTCTATCAACCGGAGcctacacacagacacattTATTCAAATtatataaagatatataattatatatatatatatatatacagatatatatatatatatacagacatatatatatacatatatatacagatatatatatatatatacagatatatatatatatatatacagatatatatatatatatatatatatatacggatatatatatatacagatatatatatatatatatatattgtatagTTGTACGGCCTGTGTCGTCATCGAGAATCGCAAGTGCTGTTTAGGAATCTGGagaaagagtggagagaagtcTCTCGTTATCAGAAGCAGACGTTatgatgtgcatgcatgcagccgaaCTGGCGGCTTCCCGTCGATACGCCCGGCTCGAACGTCGTAGAGAGTGACAGTCTCAGAGAAGTTCTTCACGAGCGAGTTCTCttcctgcgcttctctcaCCCAAAAGCTCTTTTCGCGCGCAGCGGCCTTTCCGCCTTCGCCGATGAGCAGATGCGGATTTTTCTGGGGACAAAAACGGACACTGCTGCAATCCTGACATTGTATTCGTGACCGGATTTGTTTCAGGCTTGTCCTAAAGCTACACTGTCGACGACAACAGCTTCCACACAAACATGAGGATATTCGAATCCAGCATTTTTTGGTAAACGTCCAGGGGGGTTCCTCTCGGCACATGCGGAAACAGCCGAGAACTAAAACTCCAGCTCTCTCAGAGAGCGGCATCGATGGTCTACCAACAGCTTTTTGTGACGACGTCCCCTCGTATGCACATAAAAAGTagtacacacatatacatatatatatatatacatatgtataaacAGATAAACAGATGaatatatgtttgtatatttTTATGAGAGAtgtgtagagagagaggggtAGACACGGCTGCATAGACAGATCGATGGAGAGAActcgacagacagagagatatcgagagagatagatGAAGATCTATAGATCATTGGAGATAGgtagatgtagatagatatagatagaagCTTTCCGAGACAAATAGAGTTTGCCTGACGCACACCGAAGCGAGTTTTGTGCAGCGTCTCATCCACGCCCCTCTGCGTAGACGCATGGCCAGGCAGATGCCCACATTGCATGCAAGCTAAGTATGCAGATACAGCGAATAAGAAGGGATGTTGTTGGCACACAGTGGAGAGCGAAATGCGAGGTGAACAAGCGTCGCGACTTGGTGCACTCTCAGCTCGCATTGCTTCTCATGCACTTTATTCTCTGTTTACCTTCGGGGCTAATTCGAGTTCGGCCACTGTCGGTTTTCGCTGCTTGGCGTAGTAGGACGcgactttgttttcttcctcgagaaatttgttcttctctgcactcgcctcctccatcttcttcactgCGTCGGCCtgaggcgagagggagacagagagagaaaacaacttGCGAACAAGACCTCCAACACCCGCCCTGGGGGAACAGAACGAAGCCGGAAAGCTCCCCATCCAAGCGAGACGCGTATCCCAACCTATTTCGCTCACACGAAACGTTTCCCTCTGTGCGGTGCAAGAGGGCAACCAGTCGAAGCACCACAGAGTCGAAAAAGGAGgatgcagatgcagagagagacaagaaaaattAAACTCGTCTTCATGTGCATGTAGGTCTACGAAGCCACCGCTTTTCGACAGTCTGCCAGATTTTCTCAGAAAGCAGATGAACgcaagagagacgcgcacAGAAGTCTGTGCCTTTAGGTCGAGGAGCAGCGCTGTgtgaagagcgaagaagaagaaacgagacgcaactttctcgactttcctcctcgtcctgcTAAAAAACGAATTTGTATGCGGCGACGCAGGATCGTCTATCCAGCGCAACTACGTgttccacttcttctctggctGGAGCTGTTGAGAACGCAGCCGAAACCTGAAACGCAGGGAAGCGGCTCTCCGTCGCGCTTCCTCTGGGCGCAGAGCCTAAAGAGTCGTCACACCAGGCGAGTTTATGCTCCTTCTTTCTGGGCGAAAGTGTATCTCAAACATGAAGGTGTTCCTTCCCTCGTCGACAGTCTCCTGAAGGAAGACGGGGAGCGAGGCCTGCGCATCGGCCTCAACCGTTCGAGTGCAGCTTTCCtacctccttcttcgcgaTTTGTTGCGCTTCCCATTCCTTCAACTCCTTCGccatcctcttcttctggtcCTCAAAGTtgaaaaacagacactgCTTGCAGTAGACCAGTCcctggggtgtacagacaggcGCCAGGGCCGTTCGGTTGCACAGCCAACACGCTTCGAACCGTCGCAGGGCATCCGTGTCTAGACGCTCGCGCTGCGTTCCGACGTCTGAACCACAGCGGCAATGCAAGCaacagaaagaacagaagTCGTTCCAAAACGGACTGCGAGAGCCATGGGAGGCACACGATTACGCGTAGACTGACACCAACGTATACCTGACTGTGTACGTACATTCACGGAGACGTATCTATCTGTATAGATATCCTCATGAGTGAACAGCTCCCCACTCATGTCCATACCTATACttgtatacatgcatatatatatatatatatatatatgtagatagatagatagataaacaTGGATACTCATGAAAGACGTGTATGCACttgcatgtatatgcatatgtatacatctgCATTTGTACAAatatggagagaagaacgggaTGTTAAAGCAGATGTgagcaagagagaggggcAAGAGTCGAGGTGAGGCGCGAAACGGAGATGGAGGGACTTCGCAAAAGTCGagcagaagcaaaagaagggATGCGACCTGGAAAGGATTTCGAGAACGCCACAGTCACCACACctttcactgcatgcagaaaagagcatcgcgacagagagggcTTCcaggaaggcaaagaaagTCGGAAAAAAAGTCGAcggacagaaacagaagaaacaacagaCTCCAGcacggagagacgccggaggccgaggaaggggaggaggGAACGGAGGCGATCcggaagagacaccgaggagacgagataaggaaggaaaaaagtcTTGTTGAGAACGTAGAGGACACCGACGGAGGCTCACGAGGTAGAACTGACGAGTCATCCAGAGAAGGACGCAAACAGGATTCAGAGAAATGAAgcaagaaggggaagagagaagagcgagaagacagaggagaggagacgagtcCGAATCAGAGCGGCCAAGTTgaacaggaaggagagaagagaagacgaacgagaaggtCATCCCAACGAAATAAACGAAGGAGGTGATTTGGAAATGAGCAGGACGGGGCAGTTCTCCGACATGGCAAAAAACAAGGAGGAAGATAGCGAAAGGAGCAGAGCATCCAATCGAAAAATCGATGAGCCGGGgacaagagaaacagcgagttCTTGTGCGAGAGcccagacagagagagggaatcTCAGCTGGTGGACGTCGTCGGTCTGctcgaagagaagcagaactcAGAGAAGGGCAAACACCGCAGAGAGAATCTTCATGCGCTCACctttcagcttcttcctctcatgGTAAGAATAAAAGGCGGCGCTGGTGGCGTTCTTGCTGTGTCGGGCCGGCATGGTTGAAACGGGAAGTCGAGGGAAGTTGGAAGAACTAAAAAAAACGTCAAGAAATCAGACGGATTCTCTTGAAAAGCAAAAGCGGGGTCGAGCGCCTGCGTGAAACATGCAAAGTGCCTGagttcgagaagaagaaaagagtctctgcggagggaagaagaaaagaagcaaagaaaaaaagagaaccGAAGCGAAGCAGGAAAAGGACGAAATACGAAGATGAGGGGCGGACACCGGACAAAGCCTCGAGGTGATGAGAGCGGCGAAAGAAAACTGGAAAAAGGGAGGAGCgagctgcgagagaagaaagcgaagaagagaaaacatagaaaaaacggaagaggaattacgaaaaagaaacagaaggcgacggcacttgcaaggaggaaggacgaggaTGAAACACCCActgaggagacaaaagggagagaggcgcgtattttctttttcgcggcCTTCTGTTGCGGCTTTGCTGCGCATGAacaaaaaaagacagagctGCAGAAGGTGGAGGACCGAGGGAGCCAGAGAAACCGACTTGCCTGTCAGGCTTTTAAAAATCGGCCAAAGAACTTGACTGTAAGTTCAGTCTCGCTTCCATCGCTGCGAGCATGCGACGAGTCGGCAAAgactgtgcatgcaaggcaGCAAGCGACGACGACGCACAAGGTCACCCCAGCAGCAGCTGAGCCTCGATGGAGGAACTTCTTGTGTTTGAAAAGTCTCCGGAaagtcttcttttctttcagcCAAACAGGTTCTTCTCCACTCCAGAAAGGACCGAGGTGAAGCGGGACATACAGCGACGGCGACTGGCTCGGgtgctctctgtctgctgcgTTCGCTTGAGTCTTCCACGGAAGTCAACtggtctttcttcgtctcacTCTCGTCCGCATTTgtcgtctccttcggtcTCGATTGCTTCACCCTCCTTCGTCcgccgtcttctgcctcccgCGTTCTCCCTCCGTCACCTTCatccctcctctctcctctcccgcgttctccatccttctctcctcatgcgtttcctctccatcttcgcTCCTGCCGAGCCAAAGGCGGAGCGTCCTCCTCCGcggtctttttctcctcctcaaccttctgcttcctccgcttcttcacctccaccctcttcttccttctcttcgtcggcttTTGGAGCTTCCTCGACTCAAACCTGTGCATGTTTTTCCTTGTATTTGCATGACAAGCGCGTCGTTCAAGAGCAGATGTTCCTCGAACGCCATGTCGACGCGTACCATCTCGTAGCTTGTCTGTTGGATCGCTATCCTCCGCATTTGATTCAGAACGACGCGGACTTGGTCGAAGTTCTCTACCGCTTCGAACTCACCGCCAGGGCGTACCGCCTCCTCGAGCAAGACACCTGCGCGGCAAACCTCAGACGCAAACCGACTCACTTCTCTCAACTGGTCCAAAAGTTCTCCTTCCGGCCTTCTTCATCCtcggccttctcttcttctggagaGTCTCGAGACGGTGTCGAGGATGGAAATGTGTTGAGTGTAACTCAGGAGAGCGCTGAAGGTACAcgaggaggggagaagagagaacagagcgaGGAAAATTGCTTTCATGCCCATCGCGAGAAGAGCGTCTCCCTGGCATGTCGATCGCCAGACTGTGCGCTCCGACAGTTCTGCGAGCGCGACCAGTCCAGCGAGTGCAACTGCGGGCACCAGCTGAGAGACTTGCGGCTTCGAGGCATCGAATCGcgcgcgcagagagagggagaccgCGCATCCACTCCTGCAACGCATCAAAGCATtacagaaaacgaggagaaggaggacgaggaagacagctCACTCTGCGTCGGTGACTTTCCAGTTCTCCCGGGGACGCTCCTCGAGCGAGTGATGCAGCAGCCCCTCCACCCTCTCGTCACAGGACGAAAGCCAAATGCTTGGTGAGGAAACTGAGAGAGAAACTCCACACCATCTGGTTTATTTTTTCTTATAATTGAAAGGACGAAGGGTACCGTCGGCCTCCTCCGTCTGTGTTGTCttgttcgcttctctcttccctgtggtttcttcttttctctctcgtctgcttttctcgggaagagaaggaccgAATTTccaaggagacgaaaggccGGGGAATCAAGGGAGGTGGAAATTCGACGGCCTTCCGGCCCACAGAGGTCGGGGACATGGAGACTCAAAGCCGCAAGCTGCGGGAGGGAGAAACGGccagtctccttcgcctcctgcttttcgcgtcgctctcgcgttgCTTGTCTCCTTGCCGTCTTGTTCGactccctcgcttcctctgatCTATCGAGTACTGATCGTGAGTTCGTCTGCTACTCGACTGAGGCACCGTAACATGTTCCCTGACTTTCCTGCTCGATCGTTGCTCTCTACTGCCTGCATCTCCAGGCATCACGCcgtggaggaagaggacatGCGCGTTTTCGTCAGGAACTACGCGGATAATCGAGAGCTGTTAACATTTCGGATCGAGGGCGACGTCGAGGCGCCGCTCGAGGCGATTCTCTCTGTGCTCAACGAAGTCGATCTCTTCAAAACCTGGGTGCCCTACTTTTCGCGTCCAGTCAAGTAAGGGAacgccgtttcctctcgatgGTTGTTGTGATTCCTACTCGCTTGAGAAACTCGCGCAAGCCTTCGTTCGACTCCTCTGCCGTCGGCCGAGGGCGATATGCCCTCTACACAGGGTCGTTGCTGAACTTCCCTGGAGAGGAGATTTTTTGCATACTCACCGCAGAGTGCCCTGCGGTCCGTCCACCTCAACCTGGACGGAGGGGCGCCTACGTGGGTTTCCGTTCTCCGGCGCGCGGCGAGGAAACTCGATTTCGCCTGGTgcgtttgtcttttctctcaaTCGTGAATGTCAGGCTTTCCGAGAGATTCTGTCCACACTGTGGGATATTCAGACACACAAAAGGCTACGCCAGCCCCAACGCACcgaggagagactgaagagtGCAAGTGCAGGATGAGTATGCAGAAGGAAGCTCTGTATCGCTTTTGACACTGTCGTCCTGAGTGACTTCGAGCACTGCTCCATTGTGAGGTTCACTCTACAATCACCTTCTCTGTGACTacgccgtcttctctcgccgctcttGCGGGTGACAACAGGTTCGCATTACCCTTTTGTGCCGTCTGTTGGAGAAGTCGACATGAAGGTCGCTCCACGTGGATTCTGTGCTAGGCGAGAACCACCGGAATGGGCACCGCGTCCACCGTGGGGACGGCGGATcaacgcagacacacagatgGACGCGTTCAACTCTTCTCCGGTCTGGCCCTGCTTGACTGGGGGCGGAAAAATAGGCAGCCACCGAACTGTCGCACCAGGTCGCGCCGTggttttgtcttcttttccttttgcCTCTTTTACTTCCAGACTCGGACTCCGAGACGTCGTCGGGACTTCCTTGGGCCGCGTCGACCAGCTGGTTCAGTTCCACGTCGACTTCCCCTGGCCGCTGTCGAACAGGTATGCGTCTTTCTCGGACTTCAGAGGCCAATCCAACTCCCTCACTGtcatctgcttttctctctccccctctctcgctgctaCTTATCACCAGGTCCTGTTCCCATCTGTTTATTCAACCGCGCATTCacctcatatatatatgcatacatatataaatatatagatgtagatatatatatatatatacatagatatgcgtgtgtagatagatagatctTCAGCTGTAGCGTCCATTGTATATGGGAGCGCTTTCGCTTACTTTTGGCCTCATGTCATTTGTGCTCCGTTTCAGGTTTTGCAGAGTTTGTGTCCTGTCTTCCGTGGCTGAGTTGAGAACTTCGTGAAACGTCTCCTTtgctcgcatgcagaggactgcatgcagagaacaTACATCATTTGTCAGCTGGGTTGAGAGGCAGGCCCTCTCTCAAATGTCTCTTGtgtcttttcctcgcttttcaTACGGTTTGGCGCTTCAGAGACGCTCTCTTTGAGGTCTGGGCGGTCGACGACTTCGAGAGAAATTCGCAGATTGCCGTGAAAATGACGACCCTCGACCATGAGTCTCCGAGTCCCCGACATCGAGTTGTGAGGGTGGATGGGATCCCTggtgtcgttctctctctttctgtcggtCTGAACAAGCGTATCTTTCGCCTGTTCTTCCGCGCCTTTGTCCTattcctctcgttttctgttaTGCAGAGTCACTCACGTTTTGTGCTCAGCCGTGGCTGCCGTTCTACGTCCTTCCCTATCTTGTTGGGTGAATCTCTCTTCGATCCTGTTCAGCTTTTCACCTTCCCCGTCACTTGTCTTTCCCCGTTTTCTGCGCCTCACTGTCTCCCCCCCTCCCCACTTCGCTGTGGGTGCTCGTGagtctctccctttcgtcgtttttccGCTTCACATCCTTCGGCgattttttctcttctttttatccttctctctgcacggTTTCAATGTCGCATGCTCCCCTCCGCCCCGACCCAACGCGAGAACTTGTTCCTTCGGTGACTCTGCTTCCCCGCTTTTCAAAGTACACGAAGCGTCTTGGGGGGCGAAGTCGGAGTCCTACGCTCCTGAAAagcgcctttctctgttttttcttcgacgattttgcttctccttcagccAGTCACACAGCCTGCAGAGGGCGTGGAGCGCATGTGCGTCGACGGAAACCTTGTGATCATTCCTCGAGGCAGCAACgcctcgtttcttcgcctcctgtgGCACACGAACTGTCGCATGCACGTCCCCATGAAAATGGTGGAATTTGTCTCCAAGTACGAGGCAATACGCGAGCTGAGAGCTGAATCCGGAAGATGGCAAAGGGATCAAGGGTGGAGAAGATCGCAACTACAGGACATCCAAGAAAAGAACTCACGGAAGGGTGGCTGTCGCGAGAAAGCCTACGCAACAAAGATCAAGCGGTCTTCCTTGTGTGATTTCtacacgcacatgcacatttgcatccgtatatatatatatatatatgagtgtTGATggaaaatatatatatatatatgtaggcaTAGATACGTATGTGTATTTGCGTATCTACTCGAACTGCGTATAAACATGGATATGCTTGAATGTTTTTTGGCGCTTTCCTTAAGAAAACGAATTTGAGCAtccgtttgtgtgtgtgtgtgggaAAGCCGACTGTCGGTTTCGTTGGAAGGAGAGTACGACGGCGAATGCAGCAGAAGAATCCGGAGTTTAACGAAGCAGTTTGTCGGGACGTTTGAGAGCCTATTCgctttgttttcttgtttGTTCTCTGTGCAGGATTTTTTCGCGGGGGGCGTTCAGTGCTTTTcagagtgcatgcaaggcAGCCATGACGGGCGAGCATGAGGCGAGGCGAACGAAAAATCGGTTTCTCTACGGTTTCATTGAAGATCGGCTGAGGGACGTCGGACTTATCGGGGGGACCATAAAGATCCCTGCCGGCCCGGAAGTGTCTGGAGAGCAGGTAAGAGGATTCGACGCGAATGATTTTCAACGGCCTCCACACAGAGGGGAGTGGGCATGTAGATGTGCATGCTCTTCAGACCAAATATAAAAGACTAGATCCTACCTCCTCGTCCTGCCG
Proteins encoded in this window:
- a CDS encoding Zn-finger, RING domain containing protein (encoded by transcript TGME49_278490), whose product is MPARHSKNATSAAFYSYHERKKLKDVGTQRERLDTDALRRFEACWLCNRTALAPVCTPQGLVYCKQCLFFNFEDQKKRMAKELKEWEAQQIAKKEADAVKKMEEASAEKNKFLEEENKVASYYAKQRKPTVAELELAPKKNPHLLIGEGGKAAAREKSFWAVENTPSAPPEEAKPPKRSLECPITRKPLKLKQLVYLNPELLDDKETEFNRWSCKISKRAITNQKAAAVIPTGDVILMECIEKYVLNKKGGFYGDKVITKQDIIPLVPGGTGYSSHNTVEGVVRRACIQ
- a CDS encoding hypothetical protein (encoded by transcript TGME49_278470); the encoded protein is MRFLSIFAPAEPKAERPPPRSFSPPQPSASSASSPPPSSSFSSSAFGASSTQTCACFSLYLHDKRVVQEQMFLERHVDAYHLVACLLDRYPPHLIQNDADLVEVLYRFELTARAYRLLEQDTCAANLRRKPTHFSQLVQKFSFRPSSSSAFSSSGESRDGVEDGNVLSVTQESAEGTRGGEKREQSEENCFHAHREKSVSLACRSPDCALRQFCERDQSSECNCGHQLRDLRLRGIESRAQREGDRASTPATHQSITENEEKEDEEDSSLCVGDFPVLPGTLLERVMQQPLHPLVTGRKPNAWHHAVEEEDMRVFVRNYADNRELLTFRIEGDVEAPLEAILSVLNEVDLFKTWVPYFSRPVKLGLRDVVGTSLGRVDQLVQFHVDFPWPLSNRDALFEVWAVDDFERNSQIAVKMTTLDHESPSPRHRVPVTQPAEGVERMCVDGNLVIIPRGSNASFLRLLWHTNCRMHVPMKMVEFVSKIFSRGAFSAFQSACKAAMTGEHEARRTKNRFLYGFIEDRLRDVGLIGGTIKIPAGPEVSGEQTTDTEFHGESAARRQEEDDDDEFFDPEEDDDGDSRCPAHRAPKSLSCL